In the genome of Coregonus clupeaformis isolate EN_2021a unplaced genomic scaffold, ASM2061545v1 scaf1167, whole genome shotgun sequence, the window TCAGCTCACTGCGTCTACGCACGGAATGTGCCTggtgtaaaaacaaaacaaatttcCCTTCAATTCTACTTCCGTGTTGTCTTCTTCGTTTGTGTTTGTCAGCGGTTGATCCCCGAAACAGATAACAGCGCCCCCAGCAGTTGTGAGCTGGGATAGATAAGAACCAACATTAGCTTGGAAGGTTACTATGGTGAGTGTGCTCAGGTAAAAATATCCGTTATACAGTAACATTTAAGATGAAACATTATAAGGCTGTAGAGATACAATTCAAAAACAAAATATTGGGCATAAAATCAAAGACTTGTAGTGTCCTCAGATGTAGAGACGATGCTACTCTGTCATTAGGTTCTTCAAACCAGGTGGGTTATTATATTGTGTTCAGACTAGAATTTACATCCTTTCAGAGAACCTACTGAAATAATAATAACTAGAGTTCAGAGGAGGCTAGTGGGAGGAGATatgggaggatgggctcattgtaatgtctggaatggaattcatggaacggagtcaaacacgtggtttccatgtgtttgatgtatttggtaccattccatttattctattccagccattacaatgaacccgccctcctatagctcctcccaccaaccTCCTCTGCTAGAGTCGATTATCTTGTGATGGCATAAAAATCCCACTGAAGTGAATGCTGAAAAACTAATTTAACACAATTTCATTAGAATAGGAACGCAAAGATTACACATACTCACCAAATCAGCATGAGGAGAAAAATGTATCAAATGCTATGTTTCATGGTTATTTATTTGAAAATCAACAAGAGATACAGTAGAAAACAATGGGTCATAAAATGACTGGTGGATTGCTGGGGAATTATTTGATCATAGTCCCCTCTAGTGGTCAAAGTTAAGAAGTGAAATCACTGGAAAGCTGATTCAAAGGTGTTGTGGCAAATTTCTAAATTTTTCTGTGATGGACTCAagtaggatacacatgactctCCTTAATGAAAGGTGGATATCGAGGGGAGGATACTCTTCATTTAGCCTACTAACGAATTGACATCTCCTCGAAAACTAATCAGTTTACAGGTCACGGAGGaaagaggacggaggagagagggtggaagaCGGACTTCTGTCCAAATGAGAAAAGTCCTTTGTGTCGATTCTCCTtgtcccaaagtgtgcacttgcacactcccCATCATAGATTTAAAAGCATTGGGTTGGTGTTAGCATTGGCTGTAGGGAGTTTCCATCATTATTAAATCCATCAGGACTCTAGACTCTAGAGAACATAGTTGATACATGTTTAATGTACAATAATAACACTCTCACCATTCTCTCATAGCCCCGAGAGACATACAAGCGACCAGGAATTCTTGTATCTAATAACATAAAAACATCAACATACTTTGAACAACAGCCTTGTGAGTTTCCTCACAGAGTAGAGTTTTATTTTCCTACAGTACTCTGTACTGTTTGAGCATTACATAAAATCTAACCTTATTTACATAGAACGTTTTACAAATGTAAATTAAtcatacatatatttatattaAATCTACAACATGAATGATCCAGAGTTGCTTTGGCTTTCTTAACAGAGTTGTCCATATCCTGCCTTTTTATGCCACTCTCCTGACAGAAGACCTCTGTCTTAAGTGTCTTTCCTTCTTTTATCCAATTCTTCCTGTTTTCTTTCTTTGTGAATgttcaatatacactgctcaaaaaaataaaggaaacactaaaataacacatcctacatctgaatgaatgaaataatcttattaaatacttttttctttacatagttgaatgtgctgacaacaaaatcacacaaaaattataaatggaaatcaaatttatcaacccatggaggtctggatttggagtcaccctcaaaattaaagtggaaaaccacactacaggctgatccaactttgatgtaatgtccttaaaacaagtcaaaatgaggctcagtagtgagtgtggcctccacgtgcctgtatcacctccctacaacgcctgggcatgctcctgatgaggtggcagatggtctcctgagggatctcctcccagacctggactaaagcatccgccaactcctggacagtccatggtgcaacgtggcgttggtggatggagcgagacatgatgtcccagatgtgctcaattggattcaggtctggggaacggtccatagcatcaatgccttcctcttgcaggaactgctgacacactccagccacatgaggtctagcattgtcttgcattaggaggaacccagggccaaccgcaccagcatatggtctcacaaggggtctgaggatctcatctcggtacctaatggcagtcaggctacctctggtgagcacatggagggctgtgcggccccccaaagaaatgccaccccacaccatgactgacccaccgccaaaccggtcatgctggaggatgttgcaggcagcagaacgttctccacggcatctccagactctgtcacgtcagtcacatgtgctcagtgtgtacctgctttcatctgtgaagagcacagggcgccagtggcgaatttgccaatcttggtgttctctggcaaatgccaaacgtcctgcacggtgttgggctgtaagcacaacccccacctgtggacgtcgggccctcatacccccctcatggagtctgtttctgactgtttgagcagacacatgcacatttgtggcctgctggaggtcattttgcagggctctgacagtgctcctcctgctcctccttgcacaaaggcggaggtagcagtcctgctgctgggttgttgccctcctacggcctcctccacgtctcctgatgtactggcctgtttcctggtatttttttgactttgtaTGACTCAAGGTTCAATTTGTGTCTGAAAAATATCccgcagtcaccacagctaaCTGGTTTCTCTGCAGTACCTTCATTGTAACTCAATTTTTGCCACACATTTTTTAAACCTGTATTGGAAGCAGTAACTCCCCTCAATGTACCAGTTTATGAAGTTTCATAATTGTATGTTTGTTATtatattatacagagccatgagtgcatggaactcccttccatcttactgtatatagtgcacgtgaacagcaaacctggtttaaaaaataaaaaataaagcaacacctgacGGCACAACGCATCTAACCCATGTGACCTAGCTGTTGTATGTATGTACTAagagtggtggaaaaagtacccaaatgacatacttgagtaaaagtaaagataccttaatagaaaatgactcaagtaaaagttaaagtcacccagtaaaatactacttgagtaaaagtataaaagtatttggttttaaatatacttaagtatcaaaagtaaaagtataactGAGTTCAAATTACTTATATTACGCAAACCAGACGGCAtaaatattatatatacagtggggagaaaaagtatttgatacactgccgattttgcaggttttcctacttacaaagcatgtagaggtctgtaatttttatcataggtacacttcaactgtgagagacggaatctaaaacaaaaatccagaaaatcacattgtataatttataagtaattatttttttcattttattgcatgacataagtatttgatacatcagaaaagcagaacttaatatttggtacagaaacctttgcttgcaattacagagatcatacgtttcctgtaggtcttgaccaggtttgcacacactgcagcagggattttggcccattcctccatacggaccttcttcagatccttcaggtttcggggctgtcgctgggcaatacggactttcagctccctccaaagattttctattgggttcaggtctggagactggctaggccactccaggaccttgacatgattcttacggagccactccttagttgccctggctgtgtgtttcgggtcgttgtcatgctggaagacccagccacgacccatcttcaatgctcttactgagggaaggaggttgttggccaagatctcgcgatacatggccccatccatcctcccctcaatacggtgcagtcgtcctgtcccctttgcagaaaagcatccctccCTTGAAATTATGTTCAGATCCAATTAACAGATTGGAGTTTGTATATTGTGTGACTAGGCCTACTGATAAACTGTGATTTTAGTTGAGAGTTggcaaaaaaaatatgtttttcaaaattAGATTAGGAGATTATAGTGTTAAATAGCCTTGGCTTTTCTAACACTTGGGGCGTGGTTAGGACACGTCTACATTCTGCAGATAAACAACTCGACAGGCTAAAAGTGAAACTGTTGCTATACAATTGTTACTCCATAGCAGCCTAGCCTATTATCACTTCACAAACATTGAATATACTTGATTCAAAAATAGGTAAGTTGTTCATTTGAATGATTTATTTGTTATCAATGTACAATTTGTAAACCTGTCTTCCGGATAATGATGGACATAATGAAGTAAGCTGGTAGGCTACAGAATGTCTTGGTTGTTTTATTAGACTTGTTGGACAAGACGTTCAAGGTTTGCTCAAAGACAATATCTTGCAATGAGGCATGACTGATTTAATACAACAATGTAGGCCTAAATGTCTTCTTACCAATAATGAACAGTAGCCTAATTTTAATAAAATTGTTTTACAAGTACACCTACCCAGTTTTTTTTTCTGAAGTTCCTTTAATGTGCCGAGAATGtaccaaagccaagcaactatccttcAATATTCCCAGGGAAGGATGtttgcaaaataaccataggacaacaaCACTCTCACCATACTTTATGGTTCTTAGAACATTTTGTGCTAGCTGAGAAGTCTGTATTGAAATGTTAATTCCTTGGTGGTCCTCTTGAGGACATCACGATTCAGGCTCTAATTATCTGACATGCTTCAGAAGGTTGATCACGTCATCACCTATTTTGTTAAATTACGGATAAAATATGAAAGTGAGAGGGGATTTTGTATTGGGACTTTTATTTGTAATTATATGTGGATTAATAAATAGTAACCCAATTGGGATACATTCACTTTAACCACAGATCTagccagtggtgggaaaagtacccaattgtcatacttgagtaaaagtatagacaccttaatagaaagtttCTCAAGTAAAAATGTACGGATattcaggggcacactccaacactcagacatcatttacaaaccatgcatttgtgtttagtgagtccgccagatcagaggcagtagggatgaccatatGTTTTCATGATAAGTGTgagaattggaccattttcctgtcctgctaagcattcaaaatgtaacgagtacttttgggtgtcaaggaaaatgtatggagtaaaatgtacattattttattttggaatgtagtgaagttaaagtaaatgttgtcaaaaatatgaatagtacagctacccccaaaaaatgacttaagtagtactttaaagtatttttacttaagtactttacaccactggatctAGCCTCAGATTACCATAACCCCAATACTGATCTGCCATCAATGATGAAAAACATCTCACCCTATCGGATTGTCTTCTGTCCAGTTGCTAGGCTACCTGTTCCATAGGTCCACAGTCCCTCATTCGATTTGCAGCCCAAAGCTTTAGTCGTAGTGTCCTGTTCTAGTCCTAGGCCCTACTGTATGTCTCATGCCCAGTTAGGCTCCAAGTCTCCAGCAGTTTGTGGCCATAGTAGTAGCTGGCTATGAGTCCCCTGCCTGGTCAGGCCCTAGGCCTCCTGCCCTGTTAGGGTCTCAGCAGCCTGACCCGGTGGGCCTGCTCCCTTCAGGCGTGTGCACCCGAGCCGGTACCCTCCTGGCCTCCATGCATGGTCCCGAGGATTTACACTGCTCCACTATTTACACTTGCCCACACCTTTGATTATATCACTTTTATTGCTCAGAATTCTATTGAAGGAAACATAAGCAGAACAGCAAAGGGACCATGAGGTTGAAGTCTACCTCTAGTTAGTGTGTTTCTGTCATGTCATGTCGAGAAGAGGATGCAAACCATTTTCTCAAGGACCACTCTGTAAAGGGACAATGACAGAAATGTTTGtgtcctctttctctcttactTTTTGACAAGCAAACCCACTctaattctctctttctctctctccatctttccaccTTTTCCACCTTGCCCTCCCTCCTTTCTAGAGTAAATCATAACCATGGAGACACTGAACGAAATTGATCACCTCCAATCATCTGGCTTTGGTAGACCCCGACCAAGACACGGGCTTCAACTCCTTCACTGGTTCACCCACGACTACGTCAAATTCAACAAAAACGGTGAAATGGTGACAGTGTGCAATCCTACGAATGCGGCGTTCGGCTTCCACCGCTTCTTCGACAACATAGAGGAGCATGATGGCCAATGTAATCAACTGCTACCAGACCAGGGTTTACCGTACTACGAAGTGGGCAATCTGAATGCCCCAGGGTCTGAGAACCTACCGCGTTATGTCCGCAAAAACCGCACAGGACACAATGATGACAGCAACATAGACCGGATCATCATCAGCCTCCAGTCAGACCTGGTGTTGGACAGGATCTACGTGACCCAACATGATCATCACAGAGGTGCATTTGACCCTGAGCGCACCTATCGCATCAGTAAGGGGTTGGTCAGTATCATTCGTAATCTGGAGCTGGATGAACTCCTGGAACAGACTGGATACTCTTAAGACTTTTCCCCCTGGCCAAGGGCATATAGACATAGGCATCGTACACATATTTCTATTTGAACCTAATATCTGATCAATATCTTTAACTGAATTATTTTATTTCTTAAGAATGTATAATAGGCATGGGTATGACATCATGTCTTTGATATTTCCCATCCATTATACGTTGTAGGAAATTGTGAACGTTTTTATTTTGATAAAAGGCCTTGGTttcagatgtttcaagttttttGTTATTTTCCCCCAACAATTTCACCTGCAATAGTTATTGCCACACTAGTCAGAACTAGGAAACTGTAGTTATACATGTGCCGCATTCAACCaattagcaagtcagaaatgtctgagttccgactagcacgtgaacacggcataagtgtgtgtgttggggggattCATGTTTCTAATAAAGGACATGATTAGCTAAGTagttgttttttatttaaaatgtttagTACAAAATGTATCAATAACATCAGTCTCACCACATCAACACCATACTTTGAACAAcagcctgtactg includes:
- the LOC121558525 gene encoding uncharacterized protein LOC121558525, which translates into the protein METLNEIDHLQSSGFGRPRPRHGLQLLHWFTHDYVKFNKNGEMVTVCNPTNAAFGFHRFFDNIEEHDGQCNQLLPDQGLPYYEVGNLNAPGSENLPRYVRKNRTGHNDDSNIDRIIISLQSDLVLDRIYVTQHDHHRGAFDPERTYRISKGLVSIIRNLELDELLEQTGYS